CGTGGCCCCCCAAGGCAATGAAGCCCATCCTGCGTGACATGCAGGAAGCCGACGCCTGGTTCTCAGGTGACGTTGATCGGCTCCGCAACTTCTACGGCACCACCGGGACCGGCACGTCCTCCCACCTCCCCGGCTTCGCCGGAGGTGCACCCGGCAAGGTCCGGTTCTGGCCACGCCGTGCTGCCGACCGGGCCCCCAACCGCACCCAAATCCATGTCCCCATTGCCGCAGACATCGCGTCCACCTCCGCTGATCTGCTGTTCTCCGAGCAGCTCCGGTTTCCGATCCCTGGCGCTGCGGACGGCGGCAACCGTGCCGCGTCCGTGACGCAGGACCGCCTCGACGTCCTCGTCGACGAAGGCGGGATCCTCACCTCACTGATCGAAGCTGCCGAGGTCTGCTCGGCCCTCGGCGGCGTCTACATCCGGGCCGTGTGGGACGACCGCGACCGGCTCCCGATGCCCACGTTGACCGTCGTCCATGCCGATGCTGCGTTCCCTGAGTGGCGGTGGGGCCGCCTCTCCACCGTGACGTTCTGGACCGTCCTCCTCGACGAAAACGGCAAGGTATGGCGGCACCTCGAACGTCACGAACCTGGTGTCATCCTCCACGGCCTCTACGTCGGCGAACGTGACACCCTCGGCAAGCGCGAGGCCATGTCCGCGCATCCGCACACCGAGGCGCTCCTGGACGGCGACGACCGCACCTACGACGAGTCGACGAAGATCCTCACCGTCGAGCTGCCCGACTCGCTCCGCAACGAGCTGACCGTCCGTTACGTCCCCAACGTCCGCCCGAACCGCCGTCACCGGCACACGCTGCACGGCCGGTCCGACTACGACGGCACCTACAGCCTGATGGACGCCCTCGACGAGACGTGGTCGTCGTGGATGCGTGACCTCCGGCTCGGTCAGGCCCGTGTGGTCGTGTCCCAGGACGCGCTGACCCCGAAGGGCCGCGGCAAAGGGGCCACGCTCGACATCGACCAAGAGGTCTTCACCGGCCTCGACATGGAACCCACCGTCGACGGCAAGCCGATGATCGAGCAGATCCAGTTCGCCATCCGCACCAAAGACCACGCCGACACCGCGTTCGCGCTCGTCGAACGGATCGTCTCGACCGCCGGCTACTCGCCCCAGTCCTTCGGGCTACACATCGAAGGCAGAGCCGAGTCCGGGTCGGCCCTACGCATCCGTGAGGGAAAGACGCTCAGGACCGGCGGCCGCAAGCAACGCTACTGGACCCCCGAGACCGTGGACCTGCTCGAGGTGCTCCTGGTGCTGGACCGTGACGTGTACGGCTCGCCGGTAGAGCCGGACCGTCCCGCGATCCGGTGGGGCGACTCGCTGGTCGATGATCCGCAGGAGCAGGCGACCACGGTCGAGATGCTGCGCCGCGCTCAGGCAGCGTCGATCCGGACGCGGGTGCAGATGGTGCAGCCGGAGCTCGAGGGGCAGGCGCTCGAGGACGAGGTGGCCCGCATCCAGGCGGAAGAGGGCGTGACAGTGACGGACCCGACCGGGTTTGGTGACTGACGTGGATGCCGAGAGCCACCGTCGCCGGTACGTCACCAACATGGGCCAGATGTTCGCCGGCGTCCACCGGTGCGCCCGGCCCGGCGCGCCGGTCTGCCAAGCGTGTTGGGCGCGTGCTGGGATGACGTACGACCAGCTCCGTGCACGGGCACCTGTGGGTGCCGCCTGATGTGCCCGTCGCGGCGGGCGTAGGGTCTCAGCATGCCGATCTCGCCGCACATGGCCGAAGACCTCGCCAAGGGCGTCGCCGACATCATGGTCCGCGCCGAGGTCACGATGCTCGAGCAGGTCGCCCGCCGGGTCGAGCGTGGTATCGATCAGCCGGGATGGGCGGAGTCGAAGCTGACCGAGATCCAGCAGCTACGCGCCGAGGTGGAGGCCGAGGTGGCCCGCGCCCTCGGTGAAGCTCGAGAGGCGACCGAGGAGGCGGTCCGACACGCCTACAACCGTGGTGTCGCGACCGCTGGGTCTGATCTCGAAGCGATCGGCGTGTCCCGCGAACTGGCGTACGGCCGGGTCGACATGGCCAAGGTCCGCGCCCTT
The sequence above is drawn from the Egicoccus sp. AB-alg2 genome and encodes:
- a CDS encoding capsid protein; this translates as MQEADAWFSGDVDRLRNFYGTTGTGTSSHLPGFAGGAPGKVRFWPRRAADRAPNRTQIHVPIAADIASTSADLLFSEQLRFPIPGAADGGNRAASVTQDRLDVLVDEGGILTSLIEAAEVCSALGGVYIRAVWDDRDRLPMPTLTVVHADAAFPEWRWGRLSTVTFWTVLLDENGKVWRHLERHEPGVILHGLYVGERDTLGKREAMSAHPHTEALLDGDDRTYDESTKILTVELPDSLRNELTVRYVPNVRPNRRHRHTLHGRSDYDGTYSLMDALDETWSSWMRDLRLGQARVVVSQDALTPKGRGKGATLDIDQEVFTGLDMEPTVDGKPMIEQIQFAIRTKDHADTAFALVERIVSTAGYSPQSFGLHIEGRAESGSALRIREGKTLRTGGRKQRYWTPETVDLLEVLLVLDRDVYGSPVEPDRPAIRWGDSLVDDPQEQATTVEMLRRAQAASIRTRVQMVQPELEGQALEDEVARIQAEEGVTVTDPTGFGD